A portion of the Oncorhynchus gorbuscha isolate QuinsamMale2020 ecotype Even-year linkage group LG07, OgorEven_v1.0, whole genome shotgun sequence genome contains these proteins:
- the LOC124039284 gene encoding uncharacterized protein LOC124039284: MDVLLWRCVLGLLCSPAVLTWTVSQSPSAVALMKVNSSAEILCSTSLPDPTGLYLRGRFHNNRDVLYLSIADRAVGRTTIHNGFRGRVTVVSDQDQEVKRCCEFTLRLSQLGVEDTDSYYCSWRYYDTKGKVLVQRHSNGTIIIVRERDPEKGCGGGQTIMELILIVLSWTAFIVIFFLFIGALMWRCTRTKKHYTPARDNRRHHHHHHQHVCPQHRPTADPQFIYSSSSPGHVDFKGIL; the protein is encoded by the exons ATGGATGTTCTGTTGTGGAGATGTGTGCTGGGACTCCTCTGCAGCCCTGCAGTGCTCACCTGGACAG TTTCCCAGAGCCCCAGTGCCGTAGCTCTGATGAAGGTCAACTCCTCGGCCGAGATCCTCTGCTCCACATCGCTACCGGACCCCACAGGCCTCTACCTCAGGGGTCGATTCCACAACAACAGAGATGTGCTGTACTTGTCGATAGCTGACAGAGCAGTCGGTAGGACCACAATCCACAATGGGTTCAGAGGTCGGGTCACAGTGGTATCAGACCAGGACCAGGAGGTCAAGCGGTGCTGTGAGTTCACACTGAGACTGTCCCAGCTTGGGGTGGAGGACACAGACAGTTACTACTGCAGCTGGAGGTACTACGATACCAAAGGGAAAGTGCTGGTACAGCGGCACAGTAATGGCACCATCATCATTGTCAGAG agagagatccagagaaggGCTGTGGTGGCGGTCAGACCATCATGGAACTCATCTTGATTGTGCTGAGTTGGACGGCCTTCATCGTCATCTTCTTCCTCTTCATTGGAGCTCTGATGTGGCGATGCACACGG ACCAAAAAGCACTACACACCAGCCAGGGACAATAGAAggcaccaccatcaccaccaccagcatGTGTGTCCACAGCACAGGCCTACTGCTGACCCACAGTTCATCTACTCGAGCAGCTCTCCAGGCCATGTCGACTTTAAAGGGATACTGTAA